The Chlamydiota bacterium genome contains a region encoding:
- a CDS encoding putative membrane protein insertion efficiency factor has translation MRILTNTVRKILSVGRLQGIICGLLLLCCCSWQKTTWEEPWGKDKELVHFDRTEKKTQKTSYNPLYHAGILMIQFHQTFISPMNQDRSNFRPTSSQYAMDAIKRHGFVQGFIMGCDRLMRENDDEWVYNQKEINGILWKYDPVE, from the coding sequence ATGCGCATTTTAACCAACACTGTGCGAAAAATCTTAAGCGTAGGAAGACTGCAAGGAATAATTTGCGGCCTATTGCTCCTCTGCTGCTGTAGTTGGCAAAAAACCACCTGGGAAGAACCTTGGGGCAAAGACAAAGAACTTGTGCATTTTGATCGCACAGAAAAAAAGACACAAAAAACATCCTACAATCCGCTATACCACGCCGGGATTTTGATGATTCAATTCCACCAAACGTTCATCTCCCCCATGAACCAAGACAGAAGCAATTTCCGTCCTACAAGCTCGCAATATGCCATGGATGCGATCAAAAGACATGGTTTTGTACAAGGCTTTATCATGGGATGTGATCGCTTAATGCGCGAAAATGATGATGAGTGGGTCTACAATCAAAAAGAGATCAATGGCATCTTGTGGAAATATGACCCTGTCGAATAA